Proteins encoded together in one Planctomyces sp. SH-PL14 window:
- a CDS encoding DUF1559 domain-containing protein yields MNEFPFPPPESLGHLIERLYAWFTASGGHLVVIFVALLTLLLWQNRRPVTPSQFILWTAVILMGAGILELNSLAKPLLIAMGLTGVACTTWRRLRADHPLSLIQTIGGLMMISCITFLTWAFHSVVSEAPTPSRRSVCKNNLKQIGLALHNYEFRYRHLPALASNEMTHPRSWRVELLPFIDHEPLRRRYRDDEDWNSPANTEIARETTARVYSCPSNPQPTDSERRFYSAYVAPDGPDTFLIRGRGRHMQEVFDGTSYTIAVMEGCGLEIVWTEPRDADLNEVPIGINLPGNEPGRSNGVMSSYHSGGAQYVMGDGAVRFLGSNTDPAVLKALLTATGGETVDIPGP; encoded by the coding sequence ATGAACGAGTTTCCGTTTCCCCCACCCGAGTCGCTCGGCCACCTCATCGAGCGACTTTACGCTTGGTTCACGGCCTCCGGCGGGCACCTCGTCGTCATCTTCGTCGCGCTTCTCACGCTGCTGCTCTGGCAGAACCGCCGTCCCGTGACACCGTCGCAGTTCATTCTGTGGACCGCCGTCATCCTCATGGGGGCCGGGATTCTCGAACTAAACTCACTCGCCAAACCCCTGTTGATTGCGATGGGATTGACCGGAGTGGCCTGCACGACCTGGCGTCGCCTTCGCGCGGACCACCCACTCTCCTTGATTCAGACCATCGGGGGACTGATGATGATCTCGTGCATCACCTTCCTCACATGGGCCTTTCATTCGGTTGTCTCGGAAGCCCCGACACCAAGTCGCCGCAGTGTCTGCAAGAACAATCTCAAACAGATCGGACTCGCGCTCCACAACTACGAATTCCGATACCGGCACTTGCCGGCGCTCGCTTCAAACGAGATGACCCATCCGCGCTCCTGGCGCGTCGAGTTGCTTCCCTTCATCGACCACGAGCCGCTGCGCCGTCGCTATCGGGACGACGAAGACTGGAACTCACCGGCCAACACGGAGATCGCCCGGGAGACGACCGCGCGGGTCTACTCCTGCCCGTCCAATCCGCAGCCGACCGACTCGGAACGCCGGTTCTACTCGGCCTACGTTGCTCCCGATGGCCCGGACACGTTCCTGATTCGCGGTCGAGGCCGGCACATGCAGGAAGTCTTCGACGGCACGTCCTACACGATCGCCGTCATGGAGGGGTGTGGACTGGAGATCGTCTGGACGGAACCTCGCGACGCGGACCTCAACGAGGTGCCGATCGGAATCAACCTCCCTGGGAACGAGCCCGGGCGATCCAACGGAGTCATGTCCTCCTACCATTCCGGCGGCGCTCAATACGTGATGGGGGACGGAGCGGTCCGCTTCCTGGGCTCGAACACCGATCCCGCGGTGCTCAAA
- the kdsA gene encoding 3-deoxy-8-phosphooctulonate synthase translates to MSYRTVPVGPYRCGPLEPLLFIIGPCVIENEELITRVSGELAELKQKRNLQLVFKASYDKANRTSIDSFRGPGLEKGLEILARVTERTGLPVTSDIHGPEQAAPAARVLKILQIPAFLARQTDLVIACAEAAREHGAAVNVKKPQFVAPEDVVHAVKKCEQAGNPNVMLTERGTMFGYGRLINDMQSIPVMQSLGCPVIFDATHSVQRPGGSTTGGNRAMVPILARAAVAGGCDGVFLEAHPDPDKALSDGPNQVRLTDVPKLVDQLVRLRDLALEWKA, encoded by the coding sequence GTGTCCTACCGTACCGTTCCCGTCGGCCCCTATCGCTGCGGACCGCTCGAACCGCTGCTCTTCATCATCGGGCCGTGCGTGATCGAGAACGAAGAACTCATCACCCGCGTCAGCGGCGAACTCGCCGAGCTGAAACAGAAACGCAACCTCCAGCTCGTCTTCAAAGCCAGCTACGACAAAGCCAACCGCACCAGCATCGACAGCTTCCGCGGCCCCGGCCTCGAAAAGGGCCTCGAAATCCTCGCCCGCGTCACCGAGCGGACCGGACTCCCCGTCACCTCCGACATCCACGGCCCCGAACAGGCCGCCCCCGCCGCCCGCGTCCTCAAGATCCTCCAGATCCCCGCCTTCCTCGCCCGCCAGACCGACCTCGTCATCGCCTGCGCCGAAGCGGCCCGCGAACACGGCGCCGCGGTCAACGTCAAAAAACCGCAGTTCGTCGCCCCCGAAGACGTCGTCCACGCCGTCAAGAAGTGCGAGCAGGCCGGCAACCCGAACGTCATGCTCACCGAACGCGGCACCATGTTCGGCTACGGACGGCTCATCAACGACATGCAGTCGATCCCCGTCATGCAGTCCCTCGGTTGCCCGGTCATCTTCGATGCCACCCACAGCGTCCAGCGCCCCGGCGGCAGCACCACCGGCGGCAACCGCGCCATGGTCCCCATCCTCGCCCGCGCCGCGGTCGCGGGAGGCTGCGACGGCGTCTTCCTCGAAGCCCACCCCGATCCCGACAAAGCCCTCAGCGACGGCCCGAACCAGGTCCGCCTCACCGACGTCCCCAAACTCGTCGACCAGCTCGTCCGCCTGCGGGACCTGGCCCTGGAGTGGAAGGCCTGA
- a CDS encoding dual specificity protein phosphatase family protein: protein MRHIPETSLWIGNAGDLRAPHVLYEVEVEIIIDLADNEPIPSLPRDLVYCRIPLSDDAGNPPWRLDLAVRTVVQGLEANRRCLVCCSAGMSRSVAVGAAALAEVGSVSFEAALKRIAEVGPCDVSPALALSIQSQLRGD, encoded by the coding sequence GTGCGGCATATTCCGGAAACCAGCTTATGGATCGGCAATGCGGGCGACCTGCGGGCCCCGCATGTCCTCTATGAGGTGGAAGTTGAGATCATCATCGATCTGGCGGATAACGAGCCGATTCCATCGCTGCCGCGCGACCTCGTTTACTGTCGGATCCCGCTCTCGGATGATGCCGGCAATCCTCCCTGGCGGCTGGACCTTGCCGTCAGGACGGTTGTGCAGGGACTGGAGGCCAACCGACGTTGCCTTGTGTGCTGCAGCGCCGGAATGAGCCGATCGGTGGCCGTCGGTGCCGCGGCGCTCGCCGAAGTCGGCTCGGTCTCCTTTGAGGCCGCGCTGAAGCGGATCGCCGAGGTGGGGCCGTGCGACGTGTCTCCGGCACTCGCCCTGTCGATTCAGAGTCAGCTGCGCGGCGACTGA
- a CDS encoding SRPBCC family protein, which produces MPSTQIRRHIHAPRAAVYRALIDREAIARWKVPLGMTCHVHVFEPWEGGAYRISLTYDAPTGTGKTTSHTDTYHGRFAKLVPNEQVVEVTEFETDNPAMQGAMTVTMTLSDVDGGTELFAVHDNVPTGVSPADNELGWRESLGKLAAFVERGGNAPASS; this is translated from the coding sequence ATGCCGTCCACGCAGATCCGCCGCCACATCCATGCTCCCCGCGCCGCCGTCTATCGGGCCCTGATCGATCGCGAGGCGATCGCCCGATGGAAAGTGCCGCTTGGAATGACCTGCCACGTCCACGTGTTTGAGCCGTGGGAGGGAGGTGCGTACCGGATCTCCCTGACCTACGACGCTCCGACCGGCACCGGCAAGACGACATCGCACACCGATACCTACCATGGCCGGTTCGCGAAGCTGGTCCCGAATGAGCAGGTCGTCGAAGTCACGGAGTTCGAGACGGACAACCCGGCGATGCAGGGAGCGATGACCGTCACGATGACGCTCTCCGATGTCGACGGCGGTACGGAACTCTTCGCGGTCCACGACAACGTTCCGACGGGAGTCTCCCCCGCCGACAACGAACTGGGCTGGCGGGAATCTCTCGGAAAGCTGGCGGCGTTCGTCGAACGCGGAGGAAACGCTCCCGCCTCGAGCTGA
- a CDS encoding right-handed parallel beta-helix repeat-containing protein: MNGSPPRQQAPARLWTLLAGLAALLASPLPSARAETYRIGPAETRTSLAQVPWDRLLPGDIVEIVARPEPYRNKFVLCRRGTQAEPIIIRGILGPNGERPILDGENAVTPPGLNFWSEKRGVIKIGGANHPDDTMPAWITIENLEITNARHDVFFLGRDGLTEYAGNASAIYVEKGENLVFRNCRFHHCGNGFLSSHDTKSILVEGCHIHDNGVAGSILEHNSYTETEGITFQTCRFGPLVKGAGGTALKDRSAGLVVRYNWIEGGNRQLDLVDAQEGEHLRGKAEYDSAFVYGNVLVEYEGKDNNQIVHFGGDSGIPANNRQGPLWFCNNTVVSFRKEKTCLFRLSTNRQRVEAQNNIVYVEAEGRMLSILDETGDAHLQGNWFKEGWKKCHGDIQGSVTDNDTLIGKKGTEAATDPGFVNLAGLDFRLRANAAARQPRPATGLPSPHVLTIEPPTPTRPAQRRPAETVLFPGAFGSVP; the protein is encoded by the coding sequence ATGAACGGGTCGCCCCCCCGCCAACAAGCCCCAGCCCGCCTGTGGACACTCCTCGCCGGACTGGCCGCCCTCCTCGCCAGCCCCCTTCCCTCAGCCCGCGCCGAGACCTACCGCATCGGCCCCGCCGAGACCCGGACCTCACTCGCCCAAGTCCCCTGGGACCGCCTCCTCCCAGGCGACATCGTCGAAATCGTCGCCCGCCCCGAACCGTACCGGAACAAATTCGTCCTCTGCCGCCGTGGAACCCAGGCGGAGCCCATCATCATCCGCGGCATCCTCGGACCCAACGGCGAACGCCCGATCCTCGACGGCGAGAACGCCGTCACACCCCCGGGACTCAACTTCTGGAGCGAAAAACGCGGCGTCATCAAGATCGGCGGCGCCAACCACCCCGACGACACGATGCCCGCCTGGATCACCATCGAAAACCTGGAAATCACGAACGCCCGCCACGACGTCTTCTTCCTCGGCCGCGACGGGCTCACGGAGTACGCCGGCAACGCCTCCGCGATCTACGTCGAGAAAGGGGAGAACCTCGTCTTCCGCAACTGCCGCTTCCACCACTGCGGCAACGGCTTCCTCTCCAGCCACGACACCAAGTCGATCCTCGTCGAAGGCTGCCACATCCACGACAACGGCGTCGCCGGCAGCATCCTCGAACACAACTCCTACACCGAAACCGAAGGGATCACGTTCCAGACCTGCCGCTTCGGCCCGCTCGTCAAAGGGGCGGGCGGGACCGCACTCAAGGACCGCTCCGCCGGACTCGTCGTCCGCTACAACTGGATCGAAGGGGGGAACCGGCAGCTCGACCTCGTCGATGCCCAGGAAGGGGAACACCTCCGCGGCAAGGCGGAGTACGACTCGGCGTTTGTCTACGGGAACGTCCTCGTCGAGTACGAGGGGAAGGACAACAACCAGATCGTCCACTTTGGCGGCGACAGCGGGATCCCGGCCAACAACCGCCAAGGACCGCTCTGGTTCTGCAACAACACCGTCGTCTCCTTCCGCAAGGAGAAGACCTGCCTGTTCCGGCTCTCGACGAACCGCCAGCGGGTCGAGGCTCAGAACAACATCGTCTACGTCGAGGCCGAAGGACGGATGCTCTCGATCCTCGATGAGACCGGGGACGCCCACCTCCAGGGGAACTGGTTCAAGGAGGGCTGGAAGAAGTGCCACGGCGATATTCAGGGGAGTGTGACCGACAACGACACGCTGATCGGCAAGAAGGGGACGGAGGCCGCAACCGATCCCGGCTTCGTCAACCTCGCGGGACTCGACTTCCGCCTTCGTGCCAACGCCGCGGCCCGCCAGCCGCGCCCGGCGACCGGCCTTCCCTCGCCGCACGTCCTGACGATCGAACCGCCCACGCCGACTCGCCCGGCACAGCGGCGTCCGGCGGAGACGGTCCTGTTCCCCGGGGCGTTCGGCAGCGTTCCCTGA
- a CDS encoding ROK family protein, giving the protein MSDQACYVGIDIGGTTIKAGVVSADGTVLTNTIYPVCLDCGRDEGLIHLYAIIDRIIAESRSRERIAGIGLAAPGTMDIPAGVIFHPFNLPGWDNLPIVQLVSERFGLPAVLQNDANAAAMGEAWLGRARGVDSVMFWTLGTGIGGGIVLNGRVWEGAHSHAAECGHMIIQQEGGPRSEFGIHGSLELYAGARGLLRRCREALASGARSTLRDREAGGETITPIIIADEAKQGDELADRLIMETARYLAIGTVNIMHILNPAMVLFGGAMTFDQHGSELGRRFLAKVKEEVKARAFPIPAERTIIDYAVLGGDAGFIGAAACAMKAFS; this is encoded by the coding sequence GTGAGCGATCAGGCGTGCTATGTGGGCATCGATATTGGCGGAACGACGATCAAGGCCGGGGTGGTCTCCGCGGACGGCACGGTTCTGACGAACACGATCTATCCGGTCTGCCTGGACTGCGGTCGGGACGAAGGGCTGATCCACCTTTACGCGATCATTGACCGGATCATCGCCGAGAGCCGCTCGCGGGAGCGGATCGCCGGGATCGGGCTCGCCGCTCCGGGAACGATGGATATCCCGGCCGGGGTTATTTTCCATCCGTTCAATCTTCCCGGGTGGGACAACCTCCCCATTGTTCAGCTCGTCAGCGAGCGGTTCGGGCTTCCGGCGGTGCTGCAGAATGATGCCAATGCCGCCGCGATGGGAGAGGCGTGGCTGGGGCGGGCCCGCGGGGTCGACAGCGTGATGTTCTGGACCCTCGGCACGGGGATCGGTGGCGGGATCGTTTTGAACGGCCGGGTGTGGGAGGGGGCGCATTCGCATGCGGCGGAATGCGGTCACATGATTATCCAGCAGGAGGGGGGGCCGCGGTCGGAGTTCGGGATCCATGGCTCGCTGGAGCTGTATGCCGGGGCGCGGGGGCTTCTCCGTCGTTGTCGGGAGGCGCTGGCGTCGGGCGCCCGGTCGACGTTGCGGGATCGTGAAGCGGGTGGGGAGACGATCACGCCGATCATCATTGCGGATGAGGCGAAGCAGGGGGATGAGCTGGCGGACAGGCTGATTATGGAGACGGCCCGGTATCTGGCGATCGGGACGGTGAACATCATGCACATTCTCAACCCGGCGATGGTGTTGTTTGGCGGGGCGATGACGTTTGACCAGCATGGGAGCGAGTTGGGTCGGCGGTTCCTGGCGAAGGTGAAGGAAGAGGTGAAGGCGCGGGCGTTCCCGATTCCGGCGGAGCGGACGATCATTGATTACGCCGTTCTGGGGGGGGATGCGGGGTTCATTGGGGCCGCGGCGTGTGCGATGAAGGCGTTCTCGTAG
- a CDS encoding carbon storage regulator, whose translation MLVLTRKAGESIIIDGDIVIKVSQVQGNRVKLCIDAPKSHRIVRSELDAEDAPKALPRFAARTESDLRAVPAHAK comes from the coding sequence ATGCTGGTTTTGACGCGCAAGGCTGGGGAATCGATCATTATCGATGGCGACATCGTCATCAAGGTTTCGCAGGTTCAGGGGAACCGCGTGAAGCTCTGCATCGATGCTCCCAAGAGCCATCGGATCGTGCGTTCTGAACTCGACGCGGAAGACGCGCCGAAGGCCCTGCCCCGGTTCGCGGCTCGGACTGAGTCGGACCTGCGAGCGGTGCCGGCACATGCGAAGTGA
- the epmA gene encoding EF-P lysine aminoacylase EpmA, with protein sequence MRVLAGRLLEYGEQPLPSLASSAFMTPTDDDLPTADIDTLRFRAAVLRRVRDTFDSRGYWEVQTPLLSRDICVDAWIDPFELPRIGPNGESFYLQTSPEFAMKRLLAAGADAIYEVTRSFRRGEYGERHNPEFTMVEWYRIGDDHHAQMAFTEQLVRAAAELRPDRARRLPDNPFPKLAYDDAFEQATGERVLEAETPQLIALARRLEISVPQSLAPDDRDGWLNLILAERVEPYLQTLGTVYLYDFPASQSALAKVRGEGATAVAERFELYLDGIEMCNGYHELTDADELRRRMQRQSTLRTQSGRETLPTESRLLSAMARGLPPCSGVALGFDRLLMWLVGTERLASVTAFPFGRA encoded by the coding sequence GTGAGAGTTCTCGCCGGGCGTCTGTTGGAATACGGTGAGCAGCCGCTTCCGTCCTTGGCCTCCTCCGCCTTCATGACCCCCACCGACGACGACCTCCCGACCGCCGACATCGACACCCTCCGCTTCCGGGCCGCCGTCCTCCGCCGCGTCCGCGATACGTTCGACTCCCGCGGCTACTGGGAAGTCCAGACTCCCCTCCTCTCCCGCGATATCTGCGTCGACGCCTGGATCGACCCCTTCGAACTCCCCCGCATCGGCCCCAACGGAGAAAGCTTCTACCTCCAGACGTCCCCCGAGTTCGCCATGAAGCGGCTCCTCGCCGCCGGCGCGGACGCAATCTACGAAGTGACCCGCTCCTTCCGCCGCGGAGAATACGGAGAACGCCACAACCCCGAGTTCACGATGGTCGAGTGGTACCGCATCGGCGACGACCACCATGCGCAGATGGCGTTCACGGAACAGCTCGTCCGAGCTGCGGCCGAACTGCGGCCCGATCGGGCGCGGCGGCTCCCGGACAATCCCTTCCCCAAGCTGGCCTACGACGACGCATTCGAACAGGCGACCGGCGAGCGGGTCCTGGAAGCGGAAACGCCGCAGCTCATAGCGCTGGCGCGACGTCTGGAAATCTCGGTCCCGCAAAGCCTGGCGCCCGACGACCGCGACGGATGGCTGAATCTCATCCTGGCGGAACGGGTCGAGCCCTATCTGCAGACTCTCGGAACGGTCTACCTCTACGACTTCCCCGCTTCGCAGTCAGCCCTGGCGAAAGTGCGGGGAGAGGGGGCCACCGCCGTGGCGGAGCGGTTTGAGCTGTATCTCGACGGCATCGAGATGTGCAACGGCTATCACGAACTTACGGATGCGGACGAGCTGCGCCGACGGATGCAGCGGCAGTCGACCCTGAGAACGCAGTCCGGAAGGGAGACACTTCCGACAGAGAGCCGGCTTCTCAGCGCAATGGCGCGCGGACTCCCACCGTGCTCGGGAGTGGCCTTGGGATTCGACCGACTCCTGATGTGGCTGGTGGGAACAGAACGGCTCGCAAGTGTCACGGCCTTCCCGTTCGGACGGGCTTGA
- a CDS encoding flagellar biosynthetic protein FliO — MTAAHRLFRRVASAAAVLVSFASGSSLPADPVAPMRGMSLFDEPAPAARESVPRVSSPFYQAPGDAVRRPDSAAGAGVPSQPAQSSNRPVSLTTNGGIEIDFPGRSTVPVAGEAALPAQTEPEVAKQSAAAADVVDYDSLTAPDRPSSPRPRRVAERAPEPATSSGWGTVAYYGGLVLGLAVAGYVAAWGVRRQTLPARTGLPDGLLEHVGSRTLAPQTTLHIVRVGTRLLILGHTPQGLQTLSEIDDPERVSQLMSLSEVSGGEARNLFRRNRSTSGGNEASVARSGVDQQG; from the coding sequence ATGACTGCCGCCCATCGATTGTTTCGCCGCGTCGCGTCTGCCGCGGCGGTGCTCGTCTCCTTCGCTTCGGGATCGTCGCTGCCGGCTGATCCGGTGGCGCCCATGCGGGGGATGAGCCTGTTCGATGAGCCGGCGCCGGCGGCACGCGAGTCCGTTCCGCGCGTCAGCAGTCCGTTCTATCAGGCCCCCGGCGATGCGGTCCGACGTCCGGACAGCGCCGCGGGGGCAGGTGTCCCGTCGCAGCCGGCCCAGTCGTCGAACCGGCCGGTCAGTCTCACGACCAACGGCGGGATCGAGATCGATTTTCCGGGACGGTCTACGGTCCCGGTGGCTGGAGAGGCGGCTCTTCCCGCACAGACGGAGCCCGAGGTTGCGAAGCAGTCGGCGGCCGCGGCGGATGTGGTCGACTACGACTCGTTGACCGCGCCGGATCGGCCTTCGTCTCCCCGTCCCCGGAGGGTTGCCGAGCGTGCACCGGAGCCGGCGACGTCCAGTGGTTGGGGGACGGTCGCTTACTATGGCGGGCTGGTTCTGGGGTTGGCGGTGGCGGGTTATGTGGCGGCGTGGGGTGTGCGTCGGCAGACGCTTCCTGCGCGGACGGGTCTTCCTGATGGTCTTCTGGAGCATGTCGGATCGCGGACGCTTGCGCCGCAGACGACGCTGCATATTGTCCGGGTCGGAACGCGGCTGTTGATCCTGGGGCATACGCCGCAGGGTCTTCAGACGCTCAGTGAGATTGATGATCCGGAGCGGGTCAGTCAGTTGATGTCGTTGTCGGAGGTGTCGGGTGGGGAGGCGCGGAATCTGTTCCGCCGGAACCGGTCGACGTCTGGTGGGAATGAGGCATCGGTCGCGCGATCGGGCGTCGATCAGCAGGGTTAG
- a CDS encoding tetratricopeptide repeat protein has translation MSRVAAIWLLTLAVTGCAHTARITVWQPASADSRELGQVVVMPFTGQNGDVVSASLTSRLERGSVYQIVDRTDLPMVAQVSLSEKAPGEYEQQALAAARKTHVDGLIFGHVFLYECEVRSVANGEVLPTRRFGPERMFGNSPYQERETDWMIGTVGVEYRLLDAKTGEERASGRVVRDFREPKGRKELPAQDTVLAKLVEECLDDVEQHLTPHKQTAQVKLATCDWKLHGRPEVRQGCTAAEKGKWREAEEHWNEALKVDPQNHAALYNLGIAAANRQDYDRAEELIMEAIRTTHCDCYETGLSQIRRYREDYEKAQVQRSQDVVTASAQ, from the coding sequence ATGTCTCGTGTTGCCGCAATCTGGCTGCTGACTCTCGCGGTGACGGGGTGCGCCCACACCGCGCGGATCACGGTTTGGCAGCCAGCCTCGGCAGACTCGCGGGAACTCGGCCAGGTCGTCGTCATGCCGTTCACCGGCCAGAACGGCGATGTCGTCTCCGCCAGCCTCACCTCGCGGCTCGAGCGGGGAAGCGTCTACCAGATCGTCGACCGCACCGACCTGCCGATGGTCGCGCAGGTCTCGCTCAGCGAGAAAGCCCCCGGCGAATACGAGCAGCAGGCACTCGCCGCCGCCCGCAAGACCCACGTCGACGGCCTGATCTTCGGGCACGTCTTCCTCTACGAATGCGAAGTCCGCTCGGTCGCCAACGGCGAAGTCCTCCCGACGCGGCGGTTCGGTCCCGAACGGATGTTCGGCAACTCGCCCTACCAGGAACGCGAGACCGATTGGATGATCGGCACAGTCGGGGTCGAATACCGGCTCCTCGATGCCAAGACCGGCGAAGAGCGGGCCTCCGGACGGGTCGTCCGCGACTTCCGCGAGCCCAAGGGACGGAAGGAACTCCCCGCGCAGGACACCGTCCTGGCGAAGCTCGTCGAAGAGTGCCTCGACGACGTCGAGCAGCACCTCACCCCGCACAAGCAGACCGCCCAGGTGAAGCTCGCCACGTGCGACTGGAAGCTCCACGGCCGCCCCGAAGTCCGACAGGGCTGCACCGCCGCCGAGAAGGGGAAGTGGCGGGAGGCCGAAGAGCACTGGAACGAGGCGCTCAAGGTCGATCCCCAGAACCACGCCGCCCTCTACAACCTCGGCATCGCCGCCGCCAACCGCCAGGACTACGACCGGGCGGAAGAGCTCATCATGGAAGCGATCCGGACGACGCACTGCGATTGCTACGAGACGGGCCTCTCGCAGATCCGCCGCTACCGCGAAGACTACGAGAAGGCCCAGGTCCAGCGCTCCCAGGACGTCGTGACCGCCAGCGCGCAGTGA
- a CDS encoding class I SAM-dependent methyltransferase — translation MNSPPPSLTRHFLSGDAAARYLRGRPFVHPVIVERIQRITGRERFGAVLDVGCGTGQSSRAVAAVATEVIGVDLSAEMLGLARREGSIPYLRGRAEALPVASGAFELVTTGLAFHWFDQPRFLAESHRVLKPGGWLAIYNTAFGGRVHDCPAVEPWIRGTYLTRYPSPPRRAAAASVSAGIDAAGFEVVASDAFSHPVPLSATQLVEFLMSQSNITAAIEAGPEGPDEIAAGLESALRKRMGSTTGEVEFQSTVQVLRRAFANVAG, via the coding sequence ATGAACAGCCCGCCTCCCTCGCTGACGCGTCATTTTCTGTCCGGGGACGCCGCCGCCCGGTATCTCCGGGGACGTCCTTTTGTTCACCCGGTCATTGTCGAGCGGATCCAGCGGATCACCGGACGGGAGCGATTCGGGGCGGTGCTGGATGTCGGCTGCGGCACCGGTCAGTCCTCCCGGGCCGTGGCGGCGGTCGCGACCGAGGTGATCGGCGTCGACCTCTCCGCGGAAATGCTCGGACTCGCGCGGCGGGAGGGATCGATTCCCTACCTCCGCGGTCGTGCCGAGGCGCTCCCTGTGGCGTCCGGGGCCTTTGAGCTCGTGACGACGGGGCTGGCGTTCCACTGGTTCGATCAGCCGCGGTTCCTGGCCGAAAGCCACCGCGTCCTGAAGCCCGGCGGATGGCTGGCGATCTACAACACCGCCTTCGGCGGGCGGGTCCACGATTGTCCGGCGGTCGAGCCGTGGATCCGCGGGACCTATCTCACGCGGTATCCCAGTCCTCCGCGCCGCGCGGCAGCGGCGTCGGTGAGTGCGGGGATCGATGCGGCTGGCTTCGAGGTCGTGGCTTCCGATGCCTTCAGCCACCCGGTGCCGCTGTCAGCGACTCAGCTTGTCGAGTTCCTCATGTCGCAGAGCAACATCACGGCGGCGATCGAGGCGGGGCCAGAGGGGCCGGACGAGATCGCGGCGGGACTGGAGTCGGCGCTGCGGAAACGGATGGGATCGACGACCGGAGAGGTCGAGTTTCAGTCGACGGTGCAGGTCCTGCGGCGCGCGTTTGCCAATGTGGCAGGGTGA
- a CDS encoding DNA alkylation repair protein, which produces MTCAEVLSELERLGTAQTKKTLMRHGAPEPLFGVRIGDMQPLRKRIGKSRGLANELFATGNSDAMYLAGLIADEAAMTKKDLEAWLKGATWHMVSECTVAPVAAETPHGWALGRKWIESRKEAVAATGWSTLSACVSIAPNETLDTEELQSLVDRVAESIHSQANRVRYCMNSFVACVGVYVPELTDHALAAAKSIGKVEVDMGETECKVPSIAEMIGKVEARGTIGRKKKQARC; this is translated from the coding sequence ATGACGTGCGCGGAAGTTCTTTCGGAGCTGGAGCGCCTCGGAACGGCGCAGACGAAGAAGACTCTCATGCGGCACGGCGCGCCGGAGCCGCTCTTCGGCGTTCGCATCGGAGACATGCAGCCGCTCCGCAAGCGGATCGGCAAGAGCCGCGGATTGGCGAACGAACTGTTCGCCACCGGGAACTCGGACGCGATGTATCTCGCGGGACTCATCGCCGATGAAGCCGCGATGACGAAGAAGGATCTCGAGGCGTGGCTCAAGGGGGCCACGTGGCACATGGTCAGCGAGTGCACCGTCGCGCCGGTCGCGGCCGAGACGCCGCACGGATGGGCGCTGGGACGGAAGTGGATCGAGTCCCGCAAGGAAGCGGTCGCCGCCACCGGCTGGTCGACGCTCTCCGCGTGCGTCTCGATCGCTCCAAACGAGACGCTCGATACGGAGGAACTCCAGAGCCTCGTCGACCGCGTGGCCGAATCGATTCATTCGCAGGCGAATCGAGTCCGGTACTGCATGAACAGCTTCGTCGCGTGCGTTGGGGTGTACGTTCCCGAACTCACGGACCACGCGCTGGCCGCCGCGAAGTCGATCGGCAAGGTCGAGGTCGACATGGGGGAGACCGAGTGCAAGGTCCCTTCGATCGCCGAGATGATCGGGAAGGTCGAGGCGCGCGGGACGATCGGCAGGAAGAAGAAGCAGGCGCGGTGCTGA